A region from the Terriglobia bacterium genome encodes:
- a CDS encoding M13 family metallopeptidase: protein MRQRFWIGAVIAAVALTTAWAQSPPPGAPSGDKRPLASLPYTPGIDVSAMDRSVDPCADLYAYSCGGWMRNNPIPPDQARWTVYDKLEDENQQYLWGLLAEAAALDPSRTPVRRTIGDFFAACIDEDAVESVGAAPLEEPLDAIAALRSKDEIAGVLARIHLSTGGTSLFGFGADQDPKDSEQVIAFAYAGGLGLPDRDYYVKSDPKSKETRARYEAHVRKMLELSGESSATAADGARVVLRIETALAKASLTRVEKRDPYRVYHKMKVLDLEALTPAFRWSAYLGGMGVPGVDVLNVTEPEFFKALEKRLKRDSLDDWKKYLRWHLVKDRAPYLSSAFVKENFAFYRGYLRGVKEIQPRWKRCVSWVDRDLGEALGQVFVEKTFSPELKERTLDMVRRIEAAMEARVKGLAWMSEPTKKQALAKLAGMRNKIGYPDTWRDYGALEVTRGDFVGNVTRAAAFESRRQLRKIGKPVDRNEWGMTPPTVNAYYNPSMNDINFPAGVLLPPLYDPRMDDAPNYGNTGGTIGHELIHGFDDEGRKFDAKGNLHDWWTEADGKEFEKRVSCVADQYAQYVVVDDIRINSRLTLGEDVADLGGLILAYAAWKGAEAGKTLEASDGLTPDQRFFVGFAQWACENDRDENRRLNALTNPHSPGIYRINGVVANMLEFRGAFSCKPGQPLVREQVCGVW from the coding sequence ATGAGACAGCGATTCTGGATCGGCGCCGTGATCGCCGCCGTCGCGCTGACGACGGCTTGGGCCCAGAGCCCGCCGCCCGGCGCCCCGTCCGGCGACAAGCGGCCGTTGGCGTCGCTTCCCTACACGCCGGGCATCGACGTCTCGGCCATGGACCGTTCCGTGGATCCCTGCGCGGACCTCTACGCCTACTCCTGCGGGGGGTGGATGAGGAACAACCCGATCCCGCCCGACCAGGCCCGATGGACCGTCTACGACAAGCTCGAGGACGAGAACCAGCAGTATCTCTGGGGCCTCCTGGCCGAGGCCGCCGCACTCGATCCCTCCCGCACGCCGGTCCGCCGGACGATCGGGGACTTCTTCGCCGCCTGCATCGACGAAGACGCGGTGGAGAGCGTCGGTGCCGCGCCCCTCGAGGAGCCGCTCGATGCGATCGCCGCTCTCCGGTCCAAGGACGAGATCGCCGGCGTTCTTGCCCGCATTCACCTGAGCACGGGCGGCACGTCACTGTTCGGATTCGGCGCGGACCAGGACCCGAAGGACTCCGAGCAGGTCATCGCGTTCGCCTACGCCGGCGGGCTCGGCCTTCCGGACCGCGACTACTACGTGAAGAGCGACCCGAAATCGAAGGAGACGAGGGCCCGATACGAGGCCCACGTCCGGAAGATGCTGGAGCTTTCGGGGGAATCCTCGGCGACCGCGGCCGACGGGGCGCGCGTCGTGCTCAGGATCGAGACCGCGCTGGCGAAAGCATCGCTCACGAGGGTGGAAAAGCGCGATCCGTACCGGGTCTATCACAAGATGAAGGTCTTGGACCTCGAGGCGCTCACCCCGGCCTTCCGCTGGAGCGCGTACCTCGGCGGGATGGGTGTGCCGGGAGTCGACGTGCTCAACGTCACCGAGCCGGAGTTCTTCAAGGCGCTGGAGAAGCGGCTCAAACGCGACAGCCTCGACGACTGGAAGAAGTACCTGCGCTGGCATCTCGTGAAGGACCGGGCGCCCTACCTCTCCTCCGCCTTCGTGAAGGAGAACTTCGCCTTCTACCGAGGCTACCTGCGCGGGGTGAAGGAAATCCAGCCGCGCTGGAAGCGCTGCGTGTCCTGGGTCGATCGCGACCTCGGCGAGGCCCTCGGACAGGTCTTCGTCGAGAAGACGTTCTCGCCGGAGCTCAAGGAGCGGACGCTCGACATGGTGCGGCGGATCGAGGCGGCGATGGAGGCCCGCGTCAAGGGGCTCGCGTGGATGAGCGAGCCGACCAAGAAGCAGGCGCTCGCCAAGCTCGCCGGCATGCGGAACAAGATCGGCTACCCCGACACCTGGCGGGACTACGGCGCGCTGGAAGTCACGCGGGGCGACTTCGTGGGCAACGTGACGCGGGCCGCCGCGTTCGAGTCGCGGCGCCAGCTGCGCAAGATCGGGAAGCCGGTGGACCGGAACGAGTGGGGGATGACCCCGCCGACGGTGAACGCGTACTACAACCCGTCGATGAACGACATCAACTTCCCGGCGGGGGTCCTCCTCCCGCCGCTCTACGACCCGAGGATGGACGACGCGCCGAACTACGGCAACACCGGCGGGACGATCGGCCACGAGCTGATCCACGGCTTCGACGACGAGGGGCGGAAGTTCGACGCGAAGGGGAATCTCCACGACTGGTGGACCGAAGCCGACGGAAAGGAGTTCGAGAAGCGGGTGAGCTGCGTCGCGGACCAGTACGCGCAGTACGTGGTGGTGGACGACATCAGGATCAACAGCCGTCTGACGCTCGGCGAGGACGTCGCCGACCTCGGCGGGCTGATCCTGGCCTACGCCGCCTGGAAGGGCGCGGAGGCCGGGAAGACCCTCGAGGCGTCGGACGGTCTGACCCCCGACCAGAGGTTCTTCGTGGGCTTCGCCCAATGGGCCTGCGAGAACGATCGGGACGAGAACAGGCGGCTCAACGCGCTCACGAACCCGCACTCGCCGGGGATTTACCGGATCAACGGCGTCGTCGCCAACATGCTGGAGTTCCGCGGCGCGTTCTCGTGCAAGCCCGGCCAGCCGCTGGTGCGGGAGCAGGTCTGCGGCGTGTGGTGA
- the rlmKL gene encoding bifunctional 23S rRNA (guanine(2069)-N(7))-methyltransferase RlmK/23S rRNA (guanine(2445)-N(2))-methyltransferase RlmL, whose protein sequence is MALRFFATASRGTERVLADELGEIGIRAIEERRGGVAFGDTLEDAYRACLWSRVASRVLLPLTVFEVDGAEALYQGVHAVDWIDHVGPERTMAVDVAGGDSPAGPPHFVALKTKDAVVDRVREAEGARPDVDTARPDLRVNVHLAGARVTVSLDLAGGSLHHRGIDRAGAAAPLKENLAAALLRIAGWPALSALAPMLDPLCGSGTILIEAAWMALDVAPGLERERIGAEGWRGHDSALWDRLRAEARDRREAGRGRAVRIAGSDASRTAVKTARENLERAGVARHVRVELEDLRRAEAPWPDPGLVVTNPPYGARLGEAGELGPLYELLGDVLKRRFPGWTAWVLSGNPALAKRIGLKPASRHILHNGPIECRLLELPIAGPPVSGERGPAWRKPSEEAGALARKLVKNRRDLAPWAERLGLTCYRLYDTDMPEYNLAIDWYDGAVRVEEYAPPRKVPVEAAERRLRDALLVVPEALGVDSADVVLRVRRRRVPGEQHERRDDRGRFREVREGDLRFLVNLTDYLDTGLFLDDRLLRRRVRERAAGRDFLNLFAYTCAATVAAAAGGARTTTSVDLSNVYLAWGRRNLALNGLEAPRHRFVRADVVRWLAAGGERHRYDLILVAPPTHSRSKGMAAEFDVQRDHATLIARSARRLAPGGEMLFSTNLRGFVLDEAGIPEVAAREITEEMTPPDFARRPRLRAWELRAGSRHPR, encoded by the coding sequence GTGGCGCTCCGGTTCTTTGCCACCGCGTCCCGCGGGACCGAGAGGGTCCTGGCGGACGAGCTAGGGGAAATCGGGATCCGGGCGATTGAGGAGCGGCGGGGGGGCGTGGCGTTCGGCGACACCCTCGAGGACGCCTACCGCGCCTGCCTCTGGTCGCGCGTGGCGAGCCGGGTCCTCCTTCCCCTCACGGTCTTCGAGGTCGACGGGGCGGAGGCCCTCTACCAGGGCGTCCACGCCGTCGACTGGATCGACCACGTCGGCCCCGAGAGGACGATGGCCGTGGACGTCGCGGGAGGCGACTCCCCGGCGGGCCCGCCCCACTTCGTGGCGCTCAAGACCAAGGACGCCGTCGTCGACCGGGTGCGGGAGGCGGAGGGAGCGAGGCCGGACGTCGACACCGCCCGCCCCGATCTCAGGGTCAACGTGCACCTTGCGGGCGCGCGGGTCACGGTGAGCCTTGACCTCGCCGGGGGGAGCCTGCACCATCGCGGCATCGATCGCGCGGGGGCGGCGGCGCCGCTCAAGGAGAACCTGGCCGCGGCGCTGCTTCGGATCGCGGGATGGCCGGCGCTCTCAGCTCTCGCGCCGATGCTCGACCCGCTCTGCGGGTCGGGGACGATCCTCATCGAGGCGGCGTGGATGGCCCTCGACGTGGCGCCCGGCCTCGAGCGGGAGCGGATCGGCGCCGAGGGATGGCGGGGGCACGACAGTGCGCTCTGGGACCGCCTTCGCGCGGAGGCGCGGGACCGGCGCGAGGCAGGGCGCGGGCGAGCCGTGCGCATCGCCGGCTCCGACGCCTCGAGGACGGCGGTCAAGACCGCCCGGGAGAACCTGGAGCGTGCCGGCGTCGCCCGGCACGTCCGGGTGGAGCTCGAGGATCTCCGCCGGGCGGAGGCCCCGTGGCCCGACCCGGGCCTCGTGGTCACGAACCCGCCGTACGGCGCGCGCCTCGGTGAGGCGGGGGAGCTCGGGCCGCTGTACGAGCTTCTCGGCGACGTGCTGAAGCGGCGATTCCCTGGCTGGACCGCGTGGGTGCTCTCCGGCAATCCCGCGCTCGCGAAACGGATCGGCCTCAAGCCCGCGTCGAGGCACATCCTGCACAACGGGCCGATCGAGTGCCGGCTCCTCGAGCTGCCGATCGCCGGCCCGCCGGTCTCGGGCGAGCGCGGACCGGCGTGGCGCAAGCCGAGCGAGGAGGCGGGCGCGCTCGCGAGGAAGCTCGTCAAGAACCGGCGCGACCTCGCCCCATGGGCGGAGCGGCTCGGCCTCACCTGTTACCGGCTGTACGACACCGACATGCCGGAGTACAACCTCGCGATCGACTGGTACGACGGTGCCGTGCGGGTCGAGGAGTACGCGCCTCCGCGCAAGGTCCCGGTGGAGGCGGCAGAGCGGCGCCTCCGCGACGCGCTCCTCGTCGTGCCGGAAGCGCTCGGCGTCGATTCCGCCGACGTCGTGCTGCGGGTCAGGCGGCGGCGCGTCCCGGGGGAGCAGCACGAGCGTCGCGACGACCGGGGGCGGTTCCGCGAGGTCCGGGAGGGCGATCTCCGTTTCTTGGTCAACCTCACGGACTACCTGGACACCGGCCTATTCCTGGACGACCGCCTCCTGAGGCGACGCGTCCGGGAGCGGGCGGCGGGACGCGACTTCCTGAACCTCTTCGCCTACACCTGCGCCGCCACCGTCGCCGCGGCGGCCGGGGGGGCCCGCACCACCACGAGCGTCGACCTCTCTAACGTCTATCTCGCCTGGGGACGCCGGAACCTCGCGCTCAACGGGCTCGAGGCGCCCCGCCATCGCTTCGTGCGCGCGGACGTCGTGCGGTGGCTGGCGGCAGGGGGCGAGCGGCACCGCTACGACCTGATCCTGGTCGCACCGCCGACGCATTCGAGGTCCAAGGGGATGGCGGCGGAGTTCGACGTCCAGCGGGACCACGCGACGCTGATCGCCCGCTCTGCCCGCCGGCTCGCACCCGGCGGCGAGATGCTGTTCAGCACGAACCTCAGGGGATTCGTCCTCGACGAGGCGGGGATCCCCGAGGTGGCGGCGCGGGAGATCACCGAGGAGATGACTCCCCCCGACTTCGCGCGACGCCCGCGGCTCAGGGCGTGGGAGCTTCGCGCGGGGAGCCGGCACCCTCGCTGA
- a CDS encoding DUF169 domain-containing protein — protein sequence MERLDGPPVGDPSLAGIARLREKLRLSTPLIAVYDARPSDAFEPLVRAGGTACCFSYYGRWLAGETLVLERDHGGCPGAHRALGLEKQYPPYMAHFLTDGAGAPKGEGLRASPEIAQAILDAAHPPEITADTVLIGPLLLGQWETVKSVTFFVDPDRLAAVMTLAGYWSATDVAYAPFGSGCSFLRRALDGGPDERAVVGATDIAMRRYLPRDILTLTVGPTHFAKMLTVPEDSFLYRSWWNDLLDVRNRGRTS from the coding sequence ATGGAACGACTCGATGGACCGCCGGTCGGCGACCCCAGTCTCGCCGGCATCGCCCGCCTGAGGGAGAAGCTCCGCCTGTCGACGCCGCTCATCGCGGTGTACGACGCGCGCCCGTCCGATGCGTTCGAGCCTCTCGTCCGGGCCGGGGGCACCGCGTGCTGTTTCTCCTACTACGGCCGGTGGCTCGCCGGGGAGACGCTGGTCCTCGAGCGGGACCACGGCGGTTGCCCGGGCGCGCACCGCGCGCTGGGACTGGAGAAGCAGTATCCGCCCTACATGGCCCACTTCCTGACCGACGGTGCCGGGGCGCCCAAGGGGGAGGGGCTCCGCGCGAGCCCCGAGATCGCCCAGGCGATCCTCGACGCCGCGCACCCGCCGGAGATCACCGCCGACACGGTCCTCATCGGACCGCTCCTCCTGGGCCAATGGGAGACGGTGAAGAGCGTGACGTTCTTCGTCGATCCGGATCGGCTGGCGGCCGTCATGACGCTGGCCGGCTATTGGTCGGCGACCGACGTCGCCTATGCGCCGTTCGGGTCGGGGTGCAGCTTCCTTCGGCGCGCCCTCGACGGAGGCCCCGACGAGCGGGCCGTGGTCGGCGCGACCGACATCGCCATGCGGAGGTACTTGCCGCGGGACATCCTGACGCTCACCGTCGGCCCGACCCACTTCGCGAAGATGCTCACCGTGCCGGAGGACAGCTTCCTCTATCGCTCGTGGTGGAACGACCTGCTGGACGTTCGGAACAGGGGCCGGACGAGCTAG